In Microcaecilia unicolor chromosome 1, aMicUni1.1, whole genome shotgun sequence, the following are encoded in one genomic region:
- the LOC115460751 gene encoding oocyte zinc finger protein XlCOF6-like, which yields MPVTFEDIAVSFSQEEWEYLDKGQKELYREVMKENYEILISLGYERISPDTLSRIKQEEEPYVWDPHESREREVTHSDTVDEALQKLEQNHKETPVEMEQIPGQSKNVCENISQGMEKRHARNHQQELEKDQRDPAGETPCGITESERSDRELINIPEHQRYLRTESPFQDSNSDPKPSKLPQEERTENESFQCDICGTIFNMNDYFFLDKRTNSREKSFSCAHCENSFRQKINLKLDQSFSLSSILKRNKVIHSGQKPFPCSESGKGINELSQLKIHSKKKHTEYNRSFTRSSNLKIHQMIHSGKNPFTCTECNKSFTRSSNLKIHQMIHSGMKPFTCTECNKSFSRSSCLKTHQMIHNGKKPFTCPDCSKSFTRSSYLKIHQMIHSGNKPFTCTECNKSFTWSSCLKIHQNIHSGKKPFTCPECNKSFTCLSYLKKHQMIHHGKKPFTCTECNKSFSCSSYLKTHQMIHNGKKPFTCTECNKSFTSFSHLKNHQMIHSGKKPFRCTECNKSFSRSSYLKIHQMIHSGKKPFTCTECNKSFTYSSYLKKHQMIHHEKKPFTCTECNKSFTSSSHLKTHQMIHSGKKPFTCTECNKSFTSSSHLKNHQMIHSGKKPFTCTECNKSFSRSSYLKIHQMIHSGKKPFTCTECNKSFTYSSYLKKHQMIHHEKKPFTCTECNKSFSLSSYLKTHQMIHSGKKPFTCSECNKSFSCSSYFKTHQMIHSEFVVTVVFSKVCRVSPGKCFQGSESISTSALVNLGHESLLQHVVEDYESTSMHSLNLTAN from the exons TTGATGAGGCTCTACAGAAGCTCGAGCAAAATCACAAAGAAACTCCTGTCGAAATGGAACAAATACCAGGACAGTCAAAAAATGTCTGTGAGAACATTTCCCAAGGGATGGAGAAGAGACACGCAAGGAATCATCAGCAGGAGTTGGAGAAGGATCAGAGAGACCCTGCCGGAGAAACACCTTGTGGAATTACTGAGAGTGAGAGAAGTGACAGGGAACTCATAAACATCCCTGAGCACCAGAGATACTTGAGAACAGAGAGTCCCTTCCAAGATAGTAACAGTGATCCAAAACCTTCTAAACTCCCCCAAGAAGAGAGGACAGAGAACGAATCCTTTCAGTGTGACATCTGTGGAACAATCTTCAATATGAATGATTATTTCTTTTTGGATAAGAGAACCAACAGTAGGGAGAAATCCTTCTCATGCGCGCACTGTGAAAATAGTTTCAGACAGAAGATAAACTTGAAATTAGACCAAAGTTTTAGTTTATCCTCAATTCTGAAAAGGAATAAAGTAATCCACAGTGGGCAGAAACCTTTTCCATGTAGTGAGAGTGGTAAAGGTATCAATGAGCTGTCACAGCTGAAGATCCACAGCAAAAAGAAACACACTGAGTATAATAGAAGTTTTACTCGTTCATCAAATTTAAAaattcatcaaatgatccacagtggaaagaatccttttacatgcactgagtgtaataaaagttttactcGTTCATCAAACTTAAAaattcatcaaatgatccacagtggaatgAAACCTTTTacgtgcactgagtgtaataaaagtttctctcGTTCATCATGCTTGAAAACTCATCAGATGATCCACaatggaaagaaaccttttacatgtccCGACTGTAGTAAAAGTTTTACTCGCTCATCATACTTAAAaattcatcaaatgatccacagtggaaacaaaccttttacatgcactgagtgtaataaaagtttcacctGGTCATCATGCCTGAAAATACACCAAAAcattcacagtggaaagaaaccttttacgtgccctgagtgtaataaaagtttcacttgtTTATCATACTTGAAAAAACATCAAATGATCCACcatggaaagaaaccttttacatgcactgagtgtaataaaagtttctcttGCTCATCATacttgaaaactcatcaaatgatccacaatggaaagaaaccttttacgtgcactgagtgtaataaaagtttcacttctTTCTCACACCTGAAAaatcatcaaatgatccacagtggaaagaaaccttttagaTGCacagagtgtaataaaagtttctctcGTTCATCTTACCTGAAaattcatcaaatgatccacagtggaaagaaaccttttacatgcactgagtgcaATAAAAGTTTCACTTATTCATCATACTTGAAAAAACATCAAATGATCCACCAtgaaaagaaaccttttacatgcactgagtgtaataaaagtttcacttctTCCTCACACCtaaaaactcatcaaatgatccacagtggaaagaaaccttttacgtgcactgagtgtaataaaagtttcacttcttcctcacacctaaaaaatcatcaaatgatccacagtggaaagaaaccttttacatgcacagagtgtaataaaagtttctctcGTTCATCTTACCTGAAaattcatcaaatgatccacagtggaaagaaaccttttacatgcactgagtgcaATAAAAGTTTCACTTATTCATCATACTTGAAAAAACATCAAATGATCCACCAtgaaaagaaaccttttacatgcactgagtgtaataaaagtttctctcTTTCATCATacttgaaaactcatcaaatgatccacagtggaaagaaac cttttacgtgctctgagtgtaataaaagtttctcttGTTCATCATACTtcaaaactcatcaaatgatccaca GTGAATTTGTCGTCACTGTCGTATTCTCTAAAGTCTGCCGTGTTTCACCAGGCAAATGCTTCCAGGGCTCAGAGTCCATCTCCACATCAGCTTTAGTTAATCTTGGCCATGAATCTCTGCTACAGCATGTGGTAGAAGATTATGAGAGCACAAGCATGCATTCCCTAAATCTAACAGCCAATTAA